The Medicago truncatula cultivar Jemalong A17 chromosome 7, MtrunA17r5.0-ANR, whole genome shotgun sequence genome includes the window GCACATGGTACCTCCATAGCAGGGTAGTGTTGTGTGGGCCACCGGGATAGTCATCAAAAGGATCAGGATCTGGCACCACCATACGCTTCCCCATCCTCCTTCGTTGTGGCTCGCTGTCTTTCATATCCTCCTCATACATTTGCTGTTGCTGCTGCACGTCCACCTCATCATACTCTTGCTCATGCTCCGGGTCATGCTCGACATCGACACAACGTCCCCTGCCACCCTGACGCCTCGGAACAACACCATCCTCCTCCATCTGTTGGAGACGCTCTCTCCTACGGGAAGCATGCCCTGCCACCCTTACGCGCGGAGTAGAGGAGGAACCTTTTGTAACATGCATATTAGGGTAATCAAATTAGTAAgcaaacacaacacaaaacaGAAGATCAAAAATCATACTGGGTGtttccagattttatttttcgaaAGGCAACAATCTGGTTCAGAAAATGAAATCTGAATTGCTTCAgtgcagaagaaaaaaaatggtacaATTAACTTGCATGCATAGAGAAATCGAACTAACCTTCCATTTGATGCAATGTTATTAAAACCGGACCGTCCGGTTCGACCGGTTCAACCGTGAACTGGAACTTAAGCCGGTCCGGACAGGCCTAAAAACCGGAAGAACCGTTGAACCGAATCTGGTTTAGAAAAACCGCTCGGTTCAAAGATCTGCTTaaaattaagatattttttgctttcttccttttgttttctcttgCTATTGAGcatttaattcatataattcacatgACAAAGGTAAACTTTTGATAAAAAGAATGATTGAAACTATAGTTTTTCTAATGCTTCGTGTTTTCTTCAAGAtctattgcaaagaaaaatcactcaaaagtaagaaagaaaataaaaattagcatacaagacaagaagaagagagaagaggcggcatagagagagaagaaagcaGCAGCTGAAACCTAAACACTTGTGACTAATTTTAGGGTAATAAAATCTTGAAAGTGGGCTTGGGtttgtaaattaaaatttgggCCAAGTTACTATAAAAGATGGCTAAATCATACCTCCTCTTTATCCAACGTTAGCATTATtggttttaaaattattaatttttctttaatactacatttatttattattctttgttcaataattaattatttggttCAACCGATTGGACCGGTTCAACCGGTTGAACCATGAACCGAAGGTCTCACCGGTTCAATCTCTGGTTCGGTTTTAAAAACATTGATTTGATGTTTGTCAAGGGTTAAAATGCGGTCCTTTAGAGCGAGAAAAGAAGATGATCATAACTCATTGAAAATGCATCATATGAGATATGCAAAAGAagaagactattacttttcccaccccaTGCCTTTCCTCGTGTGCCCTATTTTTTCCCAAAACACCCCTAGTCCGGCATGTCATGAAGAATCATGCGTGGATGGAAATGTCGATAAAACCATTCGATATATCCATCTTCTACCTCCACACCATGAACTGCAGGCTCTCCCAACTGCTGAAGTGTCAGCACATAATCAAGTGCACGGCGAAAGGGGTTTGTGATCTCCGCCAAATTAACATCAACAGCTGCACTCTCAACCGGATGTCTTGGTATGGTCTGAACCCACCCAAACTGACGAAGCACCCTCTCCGGTAGATATCTCACCATGCGCTCTTCAAATCTTAGCCATCTAGAGTAAAGGCTGATCTGCTCTAACTGACGTGCCTGACGGTGCTCTCCATATGGGGCCATGACGACCCTCGTCAAATCTAGCGCAACGAGATAGTTTCTGTAGTGGTCCACTGTGCCTAAACCAGACAATGGTAAAAAAAAGCATCGCGCGTGGATACTGATTCTCTACATACTTTTCCCAGACATCCTTGGTTCCCATACCTGGGAAGTGATGAAACACCCAAGCCTGCACCAAAGACAAccacatataaatatacaaaccatATACacttacattttaaaaaataaaacatagtttttaatttataccTGAAACAAAGTCAGGTATCCCCACATGACTGTAGTTCCAACGTGCAGCATTGTTGAGCTCCTTATACAAGTGAGCTAGTGCCGCAGCTCCCCATGAAAAACCAGAAACAAGATCGAGGTTTCTAAAGTACTTCAGGTACACAACATCCATAGCCCACTGGCTCTTGTTAGTGAAGATCGTGATCCCCACCAAGTACAGTAAATATATGCGGACAACCTGGTCCCGCAACCTCTCCACCTCCTCAGTCACACCATACTCCACCGCCAATCCCTCTGCTCCTTCAAACGCTCCTTGAAGATCTCCTCCAAGTAGCCAAATCGGCAATGTGCACCTTTGGTCATTTTGACCTCTCTACGAGCATCAAACGTACTAGACCCCAAGTATGTCTCCATAAATTCTACCGCTCGCCCCGTGATATGGACCCGTGGGACAGGAGCATGCCGTCAACGGGGATATGCAGCAAATAAGCCACATCGTCAAGTGTGATTGTCATCTCCCCAAACAGAAGGTGGAAGCTGGAAGTCTCCTTGTGCCACCTCTCCACAAAGACACAAATCAGACCATGGTCAATCATGTTGTAGCTGGTGTCCTGGAGCCTACCGATTAGTTTagaaaatttgagaattaggttaaagtgagaaattgatgattaattgatgtagaattgatgtagaaagtgtttacAGACCTTAGCTAATCCATAGGTTGAtatctggaatcaatgttaagcTTACAGCCATGCCTTTAGGTGGATTTTCGTgaaaatctgcattctgcccgagcctgtgATCATCGCTCACCTCGCGAGAGATGATCCTCgccctcgcgagtgatgatcttcatcgctcgtcTCGCGAGCACTTTTCCTTCACCTCGCGAGTTGCatgttgcagctcgccatagcgagcagattaCTCGCCATAGctattgagattgaacctgggaaagtttaaaaatggattaGGCAAGttattgagattgaacctgggaaagtttaaaaatggatttttgggtgaaaaatgtcaaattcctgagagcacccagtttcttgttcgccaaggcgagtagcttactcgccaaggcgaatgCCAActtcctgaactcgccatagcgagtagaggtTCTCGCCTTGCGAGCCTTGTGAGACAGAATACCTTGTTAGGATAAATGTgacctttgtcgcacgagttgatgtgagGTGATCACAGGGGTAAGAAACTAAGTTGCTTATCTTACTGTTGTTGTTCCAGTAAGcctgatttagatgatttgatgttgttaataatgtgatataattgtatatgcattacatgaattatatatgatgtttgagatgttgatttgcatttgatattgttatatcatgaactGTTTTATgtactgcctatgttgttgtttgtttattaactaagctgtatgagtcggtctaagatgaaagatgttgttccaaattattggatttatataagaggtcgATGTTTCTAAgatgtaagttgttgagtccatgcatactcattcattgttgggggcttgatgacCTGGAGcttttgctcaattaagttgagggcttgatgccttggaagtatattaatacttaaacacattgagggcttgatgccctggattggtaccacatgcatgattaagaggtctaagttgcataatcaagttgaagtcgcattgtcgagtcgagttgttaagttgtgtTCTATACAcgagttgttaatgaagtgttatatgattatattattatctatgatgaatttatgatgttgtcatgttgttaaatataattgatgaattatatgcttaatattattgttttgtgaaatctcaccccttctgcttggaaatgttgctcttcgtatgagtaacttgcaggtgatcgagaataggTTGCtgtagttgctgtcgtgagtggtttccttctcacgtgtgtctttaggtgctctgatacgtaacgggatgagaatttgttgcatgcttttctattccttacgtatttgattatgaatttatatgattaagttgttaattggatttttatgagatgttttgatgaggccttcgtgccaagactatttatgttgttgaattaaatccgctgcaaagttttgaatatttatgttgattgaattatgaaggataaattgttatttattccatttatgatttttaagaagtgtagcattccgtttatgtggaaaactctgattatttgttatgaaattttatgttggaaaaacggggtgttacaggtgtCATTATCATGCATCGCTTCTATTTCTTTCCTTTGttgatgcattttaattttccacGCCActgcaaataattaaaattaataaagtgaGTTTAAACTTATGGCTTCACAAACAGATTTAACATTACATAAACACGCAGTTTCACAAATATCAACATCATTTTCACATAGATTAACATTAATTAAGTGAGTTTAACATTAATAAATACCTCGCCATCACCCGCCTTCCTAGCCACGTGCACATGGTACTTCCAAAGCAGGTCAGTCTCGTGTGGGCCACCGGGATAGTCATCTTGTAGCTCAGGGTCCACcaccttctccttcttctttcgCCTTTGTCGTGGCTCAACATCTTCCATTTCCTCGTCGATAGCATGCAACTCCTCCTCAAGCTCCTGCTCCTCCATGTGCTGAAAGCCCACATCAGGCTGCTCTTGCTGCAAATCCATATACTCTTGCTGCTCCGGCTGATGCTCGACATCAGCACGACGTCCTCTAGCACCCCGACGCCTCAGAGGAACACCACCTTCATCCTCGAGCTGTTGCCTACGTGCTCTCCTACGGGAAGCATGCCCTGCCTCCCTTAAGCGCCGATTATTAAATGTTGAACCTTTTGTAACATTCAAATTAGGGTAATCAAACATCACAATCAAACAGCACAAAACAGAAGCAAAAAACGTTATGGGTTTGTCCGGATTTCGAACTCCGGAAATTAACAATCTAGTCCGGAAAAACAAATCCGGATTGCATCCAACtagaattccaaaaaaaaaagtaccaaaTTAACCATGCAAATGTACAGAAATCGAACTTACCTTCCATGATGTTTGACAAGGGTTGAAATGCGGCGCTTTTGAGCAACAAAACTCTAAATTTGGACAAGATTTGTGGTGTTTGAATTTTGGGAtaatgtagagagagagagagagtgaatggTGAAAGTGAAACTGTAAAAATGGTGGGTGAAGTTCCTTTTATACTTCGCAGTTGTCTGGATTTTATAAAGGTTTGGAATTGTATTATGTCAGTCCTTGCAAATATGATAAAGCCCCCGGATTTTGTCAATCCATGCGAAGCTAGAAAAAGGTGCAAGTTGCAAAAATCTATTTATGAATCAGAGAAAGCGTATAGAAGTTGGAATCTTCATTTGGATGAACTTGTAAAACATTTTCGATTCATCCAAAATGAAGTTAAACTTAGGTATACAAAAATATTAGAGACAAGTATACAAGGTCAAGGTAAAAGTACATTAGAGAGAAACATCAAATTATTCCAACACTAAATAAGAGAGACAAGTATGCAAATGAAATAGAAAAGAGTACTATTGACATTTTGAATCCATGTTTTTTTAAGGTCAAGGTAAAAAAAGAAACCtatattatttcttttcatTCCTCTCTATATTTTTCCCTCtcaaaataagtgattttaCACTTTTATTCTCATTTTCTCTGCCCCCATTTAACTATGAAGTACCAAGAAAGAAAAGGGTAAGAAACAAACTTAAAATGCAGTGTCTACTGTCTAAAGAGAGCCTTCCTTCCCTTCTAAAAGCTGGGAACCTAGAAGACAGTAGACAACCAACTCAAAAGTACAAGATATATTCAACATATGCACAAATAAACAGATCATGGACAGCCAAACATATTGGAGCAAAAATATCAGTTGATCTTATTATCAAAAGTCAGGCTTGTTTCTTTCCAAAGGAGGTCTCTTTACTGTTGCGAGGAGCTCTTTAAGCTCCTTGACATGACTATCCATGCCCTTAGATGAATAAGCTTTAATCATTGTTCTATAAGTTATGAAATCGGGTTTACAACCTTTATGTTCCATTATCTCAAGAACTCTCCTCATCTCATCTAAACAATCTAGTCTCATATAAGCATCCACCAAGCAATTGAAGAATACCGTATCCAGTGTTACATCTGAATTGTCAACAAAACGTAGGACGCCGCCGATTTTTTCAGGCTTACCGGCATGTGCATAAGCCCTCACAAGCGAGCACAGGGTAACACAACTAGGTTTAATTCTCTCTGACCGCATTAGTCTAAACAAATACTCCATCTGTTTGAGATCCCCAGCCTTCCCAAAAGCATCAATCACAATATTGTAGGTCACAATTGTCCAAGAATAATGGTATTTCTGCATGTATTCCATCACAGCACTCATTTTCGTGTAATCATGGGCCTTGCCATAGGAATCCAAGAGAATATTGAAGGTCTGAACATTTGGTTGGATTCCAGATGTCTGAAACTTGTCATAACACCTCTCCATTGTTTCTATCTGCCCCAGGTTGCCAAAGGCCCTGAGTGTTGAATTCATGGTCCATACATCGGGTTCACAATTTTGTTCAGCAAGCATTTCCAGAAGTGTAGATTCCATTTCTGAAAATCTTTTAATAACCATAAAATTATATTACAGATATGCAAATACAAGCAAACAACAAAGAAAGAACAACTTTTCATCACAATTTTAGTTGGAAGCCAAAAATTTGTGATAATCCAGGACTGGATAAAGGTGTGTCAGTGCCCAGCTGTAGACTGTAGAATAAATATCCACAAAGAGCTCATTTATGGCTAATGTTAAGGCTTCCATTCATTTGTCTATCTTTGCCTTGTCTTTTAAAAATGATACAACCTCGATTGTCTTCCAATTGTTTCATTATATCTCGCGAATGTTGGAAAAGTAGGTAgttgataaaattattttttcaaattctgTCAGCAACCAGAACGAGCATGAAGTACTTTCACAAGCTAAAGAAAGGTCAACATTTTACCTTTTTGCCTTCCCATAAGCATCAATAAGGGTGTTGTAGGTGACTGTGTTTGGTTTGATACCATGAGTGGCCATGTCAGATAAAAGACTCTGAACTTTGTCGAAGGCAAAAACTTGCAAGCAAGATTTTATGAGGATTGAATAAGTCTGGATGTCTGGCTGACAACCAGGTGTACTCTTCATTTCCTCAAGAAGAGAGAGAGCTTTATCCAATAGACCACTCCTGCCATAGGCAGATAACAGTGCGGTGTATGATTCACAGTCCAAAACACAACCTTCATCAACCATAGCTTGAAAGAGCTCAAAAGCTTTCTCAGGTTGCTTACATTTTCCAAGCATGACAATTAACTTGATGTATACACCAGGGTAAGGTCTGTACCAAAGCTGTTCACGCAGTAGTTCAAAAACCTGAAACCATGAGGCATACTGATATGATTATCAAGTCTTCCTGTAAAATAAACAGTTTCACAAGTGTTTGTGTATGAGAGAGTGCAGCATGAAATTTCAACTACTGTTctaaaactaatttaattatgcTTGAATACATGCAAATGAGTTCCAAAATTAATGTCTTCCACAGTACAAGAAATCCTTTTTTTTACAGAAGTATAAAAAATCCTTAAACAGCAGAAAATAAAACTTTCTCAACCAATTTAACTGAGTCTTTGTTCTGTTCCTAATTTTTTCAACTACACCAAcaaatttttcttctataaTCTATATAAATGCATATATACTTCCTTAAATGCTAACATTAGAACCTCATCGCTTCACTTCATCAAATAGGTAGAGGGACTGaagcaaaatatataaaagtaagcaGGGGGCTAGATATTTAAATACTCTTAAGCTAGCCAATTAAAAAACAGGATGCAAATTTGCTAGGAGTATGCCAATGAACTACTTGATTACTAAGCTAATTGATATGACCCATAAAGTAACTAAGGTATTATGAGTATGTAAAGAGAAAAAGTGGGTGCGTGATAGGGACTCGGGTATCATAGGGTGCCTAAGTCCCACATTGAGTAGTATGGAATACTTGGTGGAATACTAAGAGGATTAGTTATTTCCCCTGGCAGTTAGCTTTCAGGGGTTCCCAAATGCTTTGATGGTTAACGAATGATAATATAGCTAGTTGCCAGTGTCTCAGAAGGAGTACCTACAGAGAGGCTGAGTAGGAAAAGGTTGAGGGAAGCATCATAGAGTGCAGTCACCGAGATATTAATTCTCATGGTGGTGCTAGGAAAGTGAAGTGGGTATTATTGGAATGCCCATGCCTCACATCAAGTAGTATGGGAAGCTCGGTGGAGTACTTAGTAATCTCCAATCAATCACATGTATATAAGGAGGAAGCAACACAAGGGAATTAAATAGGGTAATTGTTACTAGTATAACAGAATTTGTTAGTTAGTTAGAAGAGTGGAACATGTAACTGTCAGTAGTATAACAGAATTGGTTAGTCAGTTAGAAGGGTGGTTAGTGGGAATTATCCTATAAATAGTAGAATTGTTGGTAGAATAAGCACTTTTGTCAATTAGCAATTACAATAGGAGGTTGCAGGTTCTTCAAATTGCCTGTAAAGTGTTTCATTGAAATTCAATAAAGATCCATTCTGCACAAAGGCAAGCTCCCTATTTTGCCACTGTTCTTGTTAATTCCCTGGTCCTAGTTCTATTATACTTAAAAGACATGATTTGTTTTCCTCTTCGACAACTAGATTTTTTAGGGAGGATCCACTAAGTGCGAAGCAAAAAATCATGAACAAGAGACAGAAAATGAAAAGGTCTCCACTATGTAACAAACTTCTGAGTTAGCCATAGGATAGGAGGGAGTGTAGCGGGTATGTGATTCGGTTGTAATCCAGGGGATGTGAGTTGGAGGAAATAGGCTGGAGTCAGTTGGGATTCTCTAGTTACCTAGTTTTTCCCCTTACTTCTAtattcaacttttcattttccaGAACCCGCCATGCCAAGATACAGACCCAAAATTGAGCATCAATACAgtgatcttttttttctttcagtttctttaatttttcagGTACCAATTACTACACCTGACTCCTTTCATAATTCTCAGATCTAAGATAAAAGAATTCAGTTCTGTAGACTCTGCTTATCTGCTAGTTCTTTCACCTACAAATAAGGTTTCTTTTCAATATTTCATCCATATTCTAGTCATAATACGGTTTCCCCAACTCATTGTTGGCTGGTGACCAGCGCTAAAAGTTTAAGTTCATTAAGAAGAGTTGCACTGAGGAAGGAGGCGACATAAAACAGAAACACCTATTAATTCAACAGAACTTTACAATTTCTCTGTGAATCTACCAAGGAGACCGACTCATTGAAAGAAACCATCTGTCAAGCACCACAAAATGACTGGTCTATAGACTACAAAGAATGTCTTGATGTTTGAACAAAGCACATGCCATTTTTACAACATTGCTGATATTTAACTTAATTGTGGAAAATTGGAAATGGGGCTGCAAAGAATAAACTCAACAGTCATGACCAATCATTCACAAAGGTTGTACCATTTAAGAACCgaaactccttcaaaaaaactcataaattaGAAGCATGAGTTTTTTTCCCTTTAGCAGAAGCCAAGAAACCTTGTTCCAAAAGATACTCAACAGTAGAAGTCTATAAAATGCTGATTGAGAAGATTAGACAATCTGTATTACAAGGCAGGATCCTGAGATTCAGCCTACTATTCTTATTCAGTTTGAATTCTCAGTGTTCAACACTTTTTGAGGCTAGACTACTAAATATTTCCAAACACCATCGAATTTGGGGTTCCTGAAggatttttttaggggattctGAAGTAATTTTCTCTCATTAAAATGGAAACTTCAGTTGGGAATTCTCTGATTTGTAAGCAAATCACGAGCCATGACTATTAACCATAACAATATGAAGTATGCAATGCTCAGCCAAAATTAAGCTGTGTACATATTACTGTGTTATGTCTTACGACCATGTTGTACTTGGATTATTGATGAAGAAATTTCTCAGTATTTAAAGATGTAATAAGCACTACAAACTGTAAGTTGAAGATAATATTATtgtcaaaaaacaaatacataacAAATAACAGTACATAATAATACGCAAAGTTGGTTCAGTTTGAATTTGATGAGACATACATAGGAACCAAAAGCCTATCTAATCCAGTGAGAGGAAGTTAGTTTTTTGAGTTTCCATTATAGTTTTGTTATGACTTATTCGGTTTCCATTGGATTAGCTGGGTTGACGAACTCAAAAACTCACTTCTACACAAGACCCCAACCAAACCAATGGAATCCACTCCACATTTAaccaatcaaataaaactatgtAGCAGACTCcaacaatgccataaaatcAAATACTACAAAACCTATGTAGCTTCAACACTTCAGATTAAAAGCGTGTCTAGTGTTCGACACAAACACAATATGGTTATATTCAATGACTTATATTCTCTTTAAGTAGTGTCTATGTGTCAGTGTCAGCATCAGCATCAGTGTCATGTTTAGTTTCCAAGGGCCTAACTCATTGAAATCCAAATTACTAACCACATTCAATGCATCTGAAAAAacggaagaagaaagaaagtaaCAGACGAACCTTAAGAGCAGATTCCCAACGAAACGCGGAGATCCGTTCATTAAGCGCTTCAAGAACAGTTCGAGGCAAAAGTTTCTTAGAATTAACAGGACCTTTCCTCCTTCTCTTATCAATAACCGCTTTAGTAGCCTCTCTACGAAGAATAACAGAAACCGCTTTCTGCGAAGCTACTTTCGCATTCTTCAtctcctttctttcttttacttcCTTTCTTTTCATCTTCTCCACTTCCTTCGCAATTCTCTTCGTCCGTTCATCATTTACTGCTAGCTTAACTGTTCCGGTGAGGGATGAAGGTGGAGGATCGGGTTGGGGAATGGATTGTGCTCGGGTTCGGAGACGGGTGGGGTTGGGTGGAGGGAGAGGAGGGAAGCgagcggtggtggtggtggagagtGAAGCCATTAGAAGATTTTGTTGTGTTCGGTGGTATCGAGGCTTGAGGTTTGAGGAGGAGGAGAACTGGAGTAACTAGCAAGAGAGATCACGTGTAAGACACAGGTAATACTCACagtcacataaaaaaaatcttaactttttccttttaaaaaaaatctctaatttTTAGAAGTTGCGCGATTTTGACatctaaacaaataaaaataacaatttttccCTCTATATTTATGGAAATATGCTCATTTAACACTCTAtcttttaagaaaatatgtCATTTAGACCCTTTATCTTTAGggaaatatattattttggtccttatctttacaaaaagttatGATTTTGGCCTCCTGTTACATGTAGCGTTTTCTCAGCAGTTTTGCAACGTTTTGTAAAGTTAGGaataaaattgtaacttttttttagaggtcaAAACcgtaactttttaaaaattaatgagtcaaaaatgcatttaagtattattttttttaagagaacaCCATTTCTAACTCTTTCTAACACTCTTGCTAAAAAGAAAAACCCTTTATAACACTCAATctttttttggatgaaattaatttgaataGTCAGAATGCATGAATTGAGATTATTTGTTGGTGCAAGAACAACTTAGATAGAACCtaatgttgaaaagagagtatcCTAGCATTTAGTTCAACTAAACAACAACACCTCTTCAACAAAGTGTTGTCTCaacaaaactgaaaataaaCAGTTTTTAAACAATCCCTTTATCACTAATTTAATCTCTAaactattaaaatcaactaaaagtCCTTAAGTTATACTCTCA containing:
- the LOC25498349 gene encoding pentatricopeptide repeat-containing protein At5g48730, chloroplastic; its protein translation is MASLSTTTTARFPPLPPPNPTRLRTRAQSIPQPDPPPSSLTGTVKLAVNDERTKRIAKEVEKMKRKEVKERKEMKNAKVASQKAVSVILRREATKAVIDKRRRKGPVNSKKLLPRTVLEALNERISAFRWESALKVFELLREQLWYRPYPGVYIKLIVMLGKCKQPEKAFELFQAMVDEGCVLDCESYTALLSAYGRSGLLDKALSLLEEMKSTPGCQPDIQTYSILIKSCLQVFAFDKVQSLLSDMATHGIKPNTVTYNTLIDAYGKAKRFSEMESTLLEMLAEQNCEPDVWTMNSTLRAFGNLGQIETMERCYDKFQTSGIQPNVQTFNILLDSYGKAHDYTKMSAVMEYMQKYHYSWTIVTYNIVIDAFGKAGDLKQMEYLFRLMRSERIKPSCVTLCSLVRAYAHAGKPEKIGGVLRFVDNSDVTLDTVFFNCLVDAYMRLDCLDEMRRVLEIMEHKGCKPDFITYRTMIKAYSSKGMDSHVKELKELLATVKRPPLERNKPDF